The genomic window AGTTAAAATGCAGAATTTACTTAAAAAACGAGCTAAACCCCGTCCTTCTTTTCGCAAGGCCCTGCGCAGAGGCCAGCGCGACGCCGTTGAAACCCGCTCCGCGATTCTAGGAGCTGCTATGCACGAGTTTGCCGAAGAGGGCATTGCCGGTGCGCGCATGGAGGCCATTGCCGCAGCGGCCGGTGTGAACAAGGCTCTATTGCACTATTACTTCCACGATAAGGAGCGGCTTTACGGGGAAGCGCTCGATCACGTATTTGCCACGCTTTCCCAGCGCATGACCGAGGTGCTTGATCGCGACCTGCCGCCCCAGGAAAAAATCATGGCCTACGCCGCGGCCCATTTTGATTTTATTGCGGCGTCTCCCATCTATCCGCGCATGGTGCAACGCGAGATGATGCGCGCCGGCCGGCATGGCTCGCCCCATATGCGCCGCATTG from Terriglobales bacterium includes these protein-coding regions:
- a CDS encoding TetR family transcriptional regulator; translated protein: MQNLLKKRAKPRPSFRKALRRGQRDAVETRSAILGAAMHEFAEEGIAGARMEAIAAAAGVNKALLHYYFHDKERLYGEALDHVFATLSQRMTEVLDRDLPPQEKIMAYAAAHFDFIAASPIYPRMVQREMMRAGRHGSPHMRRIAERYLRPIFARVMVLLREGIERRQFRRVDPMHFVLSLIAMNVFYFSSAPMIAFVTGRNPLTPQHIAERRAAVLDVVATTLLLPHRAASKEFGSTRREAK